GGCTAATAACGATTGGATAACTTTGCTTTGAAACGAAGTGTCCCGTAAAACCATGCTCATTGTCACAATCGGCACGGACAAAACTAAACTCAAAATAAACAAATTTCTTTCCTTTTTAATCTCTACTTCTCTTACGGCATCGCCATGGTCAGGTGATTCGTTTCCATTACTGCCAACAATTGGCGTCGCGCGATAACCGCTTTGCTTAACCGCTTCTATAATTTCTTGATCCCCAACATCACCCTCAACACTGGCTTTTTGGGTCGCAAAGTTAACCGCGGCATTCTTGACACCCGGCAATTTTTTTAAATTATTTTCAATCGTAATAGAGCACGAAGCACAATGCATCCCGCTAATATCATATTGCTTTTTGGTTGGTTGGTTTGCCATGTTATTCAACGATTAATTTACCTTGATACATGCTCATGTCGCATGTAAATAGTTGCTCGCCTTTTTTCTCGGGCGTAAATTCTATTGTCACTGTTTTTCCTTCCGGTAATTCTTTTCTGATGTGATAATCAGGAAAATTAACATAGCGGGAACATTCGGTTGATTCTTCGCGCCGAAAATGTATCTTCACCGGTCGACCGGCTTTAACCCTCAAAACTGACGGTGAATACACGCCCTTGACTAAAATATCAAAAGTTTGCGTGCCTCCGCTCTCTTTAGCCACAACACCGCTTTGATGCAAGGTAAAACGAATCCATAAAGCATACAGCGCAATAACCGCCAAAATTAAAACGATTCCAATAATTTGCATATATTTAATGCTAGCCGCGGCTTTGATTTTCCAAAGCGAACCGAGTAATTTCTAAATTGCAGCTTTTATGTTCCCGACACCATTTTTCGCATTCCTCGGCTTTGGCTTCATCTTCATAATGAAACCGGCACACTTCGCATTCAAAAACGTCGTTAGTTACATTAGCTAATACCATACAGTGAATTATAACCCTTCAATAACTTTTTTCATAATTTTCTCAACTTCTAATGCAATTGGCTCTAATTTCTGATTATCAACCAGACTAAAGGCAACTTTTGGGTTAAGCGCTGAAACAAATACACCCTCGTCATTTTGGTAGACAATCACATTGCAGGGCAGCAAAAGCCCTACCTCTTCCTCGATTTGCAAGGCTTTATGTGCTCGCGGCGGATTACACGCGCCCAAAATGCGATAATTGTTAAATTTGACATCTAATTTTTCTTTTAATGTTCTGGTAACATCAATATCAGTCAAAATTCCAAAGCCTTGGCTTTTTAAAGCATCAATAGTTTTGTCTATTGCTTCTTTGAAGTTATAATTAACTTTTTTTGTAATACCGTAACTCGACATCGCCTACCTAGTAAACTTATTATAAAGTCCGCCAAAAATATATAGCCCCGCAAAGCTCACTACCGCCGCCTCAAGCATCCCGCCAATAATACCGCCCAAGCTGAGCGAGAAAAATAAATGCCATTGCATCATCGCCTCAACACCGCTCATATATAAACCTAAATTACCCAAAATCCCGAGTAATAACATGCATAGCGCGGAAACAACTGCTCCGGCATAGCCTAAAGCTAATGCATTTAATTTGTTGTTCATAATATTTTCACCCCCTTGCTTTTATTTATTATCTAATACTTTTTTAAAAAATTGCAATTCATTATTGCCATGGATAAATAACTTTTCTTTAACATTCTTTTTCGTAAAATACCAATGCAATATTCTCCCAATCACAGAATCCGGAAAATCAATGTAGTAATCATGCATCATTTTGGTTCCACTTTCATATTCTTTAAGCCGCACCAGCCCACCCTCAGCTAAGTGAAAGGTTACTAGCGGACCAAGTAATCGATATTTTGCCAATCCCCGCCAAACAGTTACATGCGGAAAATCAACATATTGCACATGTCCTTTTAGGTCATTATAAATTCCGGCTACCATTTCTTTTTGGTAAAATTCAACTCCGGTTTCTGGCCTGTTTTTATCGTTATAAAATTTTAAGCCCAAATGCTCCTTAGGGTTTGAAGCAGTCCAGTTGTCCGGGTTAGCCGCATATTCAGCAATAGCCTCGGGAGTGTTATTGATGTTTATTTCAGTATGGATTTTTACAAGCATAATTACTGTTCTAATTACTTCCCAAGTTACTTGCTGTTTTTACCAGTTACGTACTTAAGTAAGGCCATTATAGCTAAAACTAAAACTGCCCAAATCAATATGGTTGTAATCCAGGCAAAACCATTATAGCCAAAGCTCATCATGCCTGTACCAAGTCCACTCATCATTCCTCCGCTAATGCCTTTATTACTGTAATTCATCATACCGCCACCCATACCCGGGCCCATCATACCGCCTGAACCAAAATAATTATCAAAATTTTCGGTATTACAGCCTAAATAGTTTTGACCCATTTGAATATGCATCGCTTCTAAAGATTCCGAACCTTCTCCGCCCATCATTAAATCCATCTGCTCATGTGCTTCGCCAGGATGCATTAGCTCCATGACTGCATCGCCTAAAGTTTCGAATTGAGCATCAGTCACCTGACTACAATTTATGTCCGCAGCGCTGGCTGCTTTTTGGCTGGACATAACTTCAGTAAGCGCTTGTTCGACTGTTGTACCATGATCAGTATCGGCCATAACTACGGTTGGCGCTGCTAAAAGCAATAACAAGAATGCTAATTTTTTCATATTACTTTTGATTAAGTTTGTAAATATTTACTAATTCATTAATCGCCTTATTCTTATTATTGCCTCGGAGCAGGCGGCTGGCATGCGTTTTTAAATGATTTTCTAACATTAGAGAACTAAAGCTTTTAATTGATTCTTGTATCGCCAATGCCTGTGTTAAAACATCAATGCAGTATTTTTCGTCCTCCACCATTTTCTCCAACCCGCGAAGTTGACCTTGAATAATGCGCAGACGATGCAAAGCTCGATTCTTATATGGCCTTTGAATTTTACCTTTCATATAATTTTCTGTCATTTCGATAATACCCCCATAGGGTATTTATATAACCATCATATACCCCGACTCGATATTTGTCAAGCCCCGAGCATTGAAAAATAAATTTTTATCCAAATTTGAATCAATTAGCGCTAAAACCAGAAGCCAGCCAAGAATTTAATCCCCCGTCTAAGTTGTACACTTGCCTATAACCTAAAGACACTAACTCTTCAGCCGCAATTTGACTCATGCTACCCGATCGGCAATACAACACTATTTTAGCGTTTTTATCACTTGGTAACTGACCTTGCCGGCTTGATATCTCATCATACGGGATCAGTGCGTCAGTGCCCGGTATATGGGCTTGTTCAGGAACATGGACATCAATCAAAGTAAAATCTTTTTGGTTTAACATTTGTGACAATTCCTGTGAGCTAACATTTTGGTATGTTGAATGTATATTAATATTTTCCGATGGTTTATAAGTCAGCTTAAAACCAATAGCTAAAGCCAAAATAACCACCAAGACGACAATTATTTTTTTATTCATATTAATCAATATGTTCTTTTAATTTATACGCTTCTGGGCCAAGGTCTAGGTTAATTTCCGCCCAAATTTTTATCTCAGGTTCAATTTCTAACTTTGGCTCAGTTAATATCGCCACAGTTTTGAAGAACCTGCCTTGTGGCTCTTCATGCAAATTAGGATCAAAAGCAACTGTGATTACTCCGCTGTCACCAGGACTTAACTCACTTTTATCAATCTCAGCGCTAGTGCAGGCACAACTTGCCGGAACACCAGTGACTTTAATCGGGTCCGCACCATTATAAGTAAAACTAAAATCATGCGCCACAATTCCCCCGCTTTGTTTAACCACTCCAAAGTCATACTCTTGCTCATCAAATTCAAAAACTGAATCTTGCGCCGGCGCGGCGATATTAGGTTTTTCTTTAGTTATTGCCAAAGCACATCCATTTAACAATACTACCAGGGTAAGCGTAATAATAATTTTATGCTTCATAATAATTACTCAATTATTTGGGCGAGGGCTGACTCAATTTGTGATAATGTTAGAGCTCCTGAGAGTGGAATTTGCTTATCGCCGTAAATCACTAATGAATAAGGCGTACCGCGCCCACCGGCCGCAATAGCTTGATTGTAATGACTTTGCACCTTTTTAGCATACTTGCCGGAATTTAAACATTCTTCAAATTTGTCAGCATTAAGGCCCACCTCTTCGGCAATTTCAGGCAGCCGGGCAAGGTCTAAATTGTTATTTGAAGGTGTAATCTCAAATAGCCTATCTAAGTAAGCCCAAAAACCATCATTACCGCCAAGCTCTGCTGCGCATTCAGTGGCTTCCGCTTCTTTAGGCGCTTTGGGGTGGATTGACGCCAAGGGAAAATGCCGATACACCCAATTGACACGGCCTTCATATTTAGCAACTATTTGCTGCATAGTTGGATGAAAGCGTTTGCAAAAGGGACACTCAGCATCAGAATATTCTATAATGCTAATCGGTGCTTTTTTATCACCCAAGATATGGTCGTCCTTTGTGACAGAAACTACGGTTATGCTTGAATTACCAGTTGAATCTGGGCTTGCGCTATTATTTACAGTCTTGCCCGTATCAGCGCTTACCTCTTTTTGGCCTTTTAGACTAAAACCCAACTCTGGCGCATCAAAAACCAAAAGTCCAAAAAAACCGACTGCAAATATAACTGTTAAAGCTAACATGATTCCAAGATAAAAAGCCGCCCTAGGCTTTAAATCATCAATAAATTTAAGGCTCATAAATTTGTTTGTTATTAATATTTATACACCGCAACCTCCACCACTGCTTCTTTGAACTGGCTTGACCTCACTTCTAACCTGTTGGTATCCGGATGAACTTGAATAAGAAGAACTTAAAGCGACCTTAGCATCAACCTTATCCCAAACTAACCCTCGCTTCTGGAAGTATTGGGCTAAAGTTAAGTAAGTATCGGGGAACCAAAAAGAATTAACTTGTAAGGCTGCTTTATACATTTGAGCTTCAGTTGCGCCTTGGGCGGCTAACAACTCAAGCAATCCAAGCATCGCCATACCATGGTTGCAGTCCGGAAAGTAAGTTGAGTTGCCACAACATGGTCGGTAAATATTCTGAGACACTTCCTCAACCAGATCTTGCTGTTTGGCGTTTAACTCTACTAAGCCATACTGACTGTAGTGATCCATCGCCCCACCGCGAGCAAGCGACCAACCGCCAGTTGAAGCAAACCGCCCCGCCCCGCCGTACTGCTCGCTTTGCATTGGACCCGTTTCTAAGATCGGATTTTTATTAGCCAATCCAAAAGCCCAAAGCAAATTTAAGATAAATTGGGCATTGTTTTGGTCAATTTTTAGATTGGCGTTTTTCTCACTTTCCAACAAAGCTTTTTCATAATCAGTCATTCCTCCGCGGCGAGCATACACTGCTTCAAATTTAGCTTTATCAATCACACCCTTATCAACTAACTGCTTGCCCAAGTCCCCCCAAACCACCGGCAGCGTCACGCCTTGACTTGGCAACACCATTTCTTCATTTATTGCCACAGCCTGATCATTGCTAGTATTTTCAGAAGCAGAATTAATTTGACCTTTTGAGTCTGACGTTTTGCTAGTCAACCTGGGTTTGATATCAATATCAAAATACCAACTAAAAACAATCATAAACAGCAATCCTAATGCCAAAATTTGCCAAGGATTTTGGCCAGCATTTTTTGGTTTTTTATCTTCTTTATTTAATCCCATATCTTTGCATCTTTGTTAATTATTTATTATTTTTCCAAGCTACGAAGGCGAGATAGGAAAAAAACCCTACAACCATAACCCCCCAAACAACATCGGGTACAGACATTAACGTTTCTACAATATTCTCAGACCGCTGCTGTAAGGCATTGCCTAATTTTGCCTGCCAAGCGGGAGACCAAAAGGCGTTACCAGATAACGCCAACCACCAAAGCATAATGCCCATCAAAAGAAAAACACTTCCGGCTAAGATGTTGCTGGAATGAACATAATATGTTTTTTTGGCTAACTTAACGCTCCATACTTTGCCTTGAATTAACTTATTTTTTTCCAGCTTAAATTTATCGTAAAAGTAAGCCGCCAAAAACAAAGGAAATGTCATGCCAAAAACATAGGCAAAGGTGACAATAAGCGCTTTCCAAAAGGTGCCAGAAATAACCGCCAGGGTTACCGCGCCAGCTAGTACCGGTGCGCAACAAGATGTTGCCGCGCCGGAAAATATCCCTAACAAAAAAACTGATTTTGTATGTGTTACGTTCAATTTCGCCTGCCAAAGCTTAGGCATCGGAATAATTGACTTCCCTTTGCCCAAAAATGACATAATGCCAAAAATTATCATCAACCCGCCGCCAAATACATATAACTCTCGATGCGCGCTTTTGAAAACCTCGGCAAGCCCAGCCGCCCCAAGACCAATTGGGACAAGCACCACGGCGATTCCACCAAAAAAAACAAAGGTCATTTTTAGCATTTGCTTTCTTTCCCTAAAGGCTGAGGCTAAGTATGTGGGTAATAACACCGTAATGCAACAAGGCGCAAATAATGCCACCATGCCGGCAAAAAATGCGGCGATAATAGACGCCCCTAAGATAACATCCATATAGTTAGCGAGTTACCAGCGCCTGGAATCTAAGTTCCACTTTTGGCTGCGTCTGCGAGTTCGTCTCTAGGTAAATTGACCGGCGGGCTAATCCTACGCCGGACGGGCCGTGCGCCGCTGGGTCAAAAACCGCTTCAATTATCACTGACTTGCCTGGCATCACCTCATAATTTGCCGCCCCTGAAAGCCCGTGTCCTTTCATACCAAACCGTCCCCGCCTTGTGCCGTCAGCGCCAATGATAGATGCGGTGGTGCACATGCAGGAAGTGTAAATTTCTTCAATTCTTACCGGCTCGTTACCTTCATTTTTAACTTCATACATATGGCTGACGTTGCCATCCTGCATGGCAATGGTACTAAAGTCATAGAAGTTATCCGGTGCTTCAAGGGCGCTAGCCGAGTAAACACTTGAAGTGCTATTGCCTGAACTATTTTCAGTGCTTGCTGCCCAGGCTAAAAACCCTATAATTGCCGCCGCCGCAAATGTGTAAGCAATAATGTATTTTGTTCTTTGGTTCATAATCACATAATTAAAATCACCCGTTTGGTAAAAACGGGTGATTATATCTTTATTAATCTAACAAAAACTGCTAAATAAAATCAGAATTAAACAAAAATAAAGTCACCCTTAATCTAAGCCGATCAATTAGTGTGGAGCATTGGGCAAGCCATTTTTGAATCTGCCTTCGGCGCTTATAAAAAGAAGTTTGCTCGTACAAAACTTTTCTAAAATACAAATATCCTGACCATAGCCAAAATAAATCTTGCCTAGTAAACAAAATCCCAACGGACAGCACTACAATTAATCCTAATAATAAGGCGTCCATTTGAATAAATGACGTAACAATACTTGCCAGCATGTCTAAATGATGCGTCATTAAAGCAACTGCCTGTGTGGCGCTGGGACAGTTAGTGGCTCCAATATTAGCTAACGGGCAGGCAACGTGAGTGTCGTGTTCCATTTGCGACAAGCTCACTACACCAATAAAATATAGGCCGAGTACAAAAAACATCAATATAATTGGCAGTAATTTATGCTTCATACAACCATGCTATCATAGCTAAATTATAAAGTAAATATGCCCTATTCATATCTCAGCGCTTCAGCCGGTTCCATTTTCGCCGCTTGGCGCGCTGGCAGCACGCCGGATAATAATCCGACGATAAATGTTACTATTAACACTACCGCCATACCCAAATAATCAATGCCGGCAAAAGTAAAAAACCCTTCAATTCCGGCTTGAGCCGCGCCAAGGCCCGATAGCATAGCTAACCCTAAACCTAAAGCCACTCCAATTACTCCCCCAACTAATCCGATTAACCCCGACTCAATTAAAAATAAAGACATCACATCATCACTACGTGCCCCCAAAGCTTTCATAATCCCTATTTCTTTAGTCCTTTCCAAAACCGAAGTGTACATAGTGTTCATGATACCGACCGCGCCGACGAGTAAAGAAATTAAAGCAATGATCACTAAGCTTAATTCAATAATGTTCAAAACATCGCCGACTATCTGGTCAGTTTTTTCTGGCGTTAAAACAGTAAAATCTTTTACCTCTTGTTGTAAATTTAATTGGCTTTCAATTTTTTTAGCAATCAAGTTAATGTCGTAATTGGTCTTCGTTTTAACAAATGCCGAACGGGCGCCATACCGCTGGCCGGTGATCTCCTGAAATTTTTCAGCCGAAATATAAAACACATTATCATCCGTTTGATTGCCAATTTCTGAAACCGCGCCGATCACCGTCATTTTTTTTGACTTAACCGTAACTTCGTCGCCAATATCTAATTGATTTTTAAATAATTCCCGAAATGACAAGTAGCCTAACACCAACTCGTTGGCATCATCGCGAGTCGGCCAACGGCCATACTCTAACCGTAACCCTTGAGAAGATTCATAAAAATCTGATAAACCCTTCCAGGGAGCGGCATGGAATAATGCGGTTTTTTGCTCACCCTCAAACTCCACATTCAATGAAATAGAGTCAAATCCCACCGCATAGTCCACACCCTCAATTAACTCTAAATCTTCAATATCTTCAATTTTAAACTTCTCTCCCAAAATCGTAGTTATCGGATTAGTTAACTTGCCTGGTGTAATGATAATTAAATCACTGCCAAATTGCTGAAGTTGTTTATTTAGGGCAAATTTAATGCCGCTACCCAAAGATAGAATAAATACCACCAGCATAATGCCGATAACAATGCCAACAATTGTTAGCCAGCTGCGTAATTTACGATAACGAATACCCTTAAAGCTTAAAATTAAAAAAGTTTTTATCATATTACTTTCTTAAAGCGGTTGCCGGCTCTAATTTTGCCGCCTGCCGCGCCGGCAATACGCCAGATAATACCCCGACTATAAAAGTTACGATTAAAATAATAAACAGCCCAAAGTAATCAAGTGAGCTAAATGAAAATAAGCCAACCACGCCGTACCGCGCCGCTATGCTACCCATAACGTAAGCTAAACCGACGCCAAATATGACGCCTAAAACTCCCCCAACTAATCCGATTAACCCTGATTCAATTAAAAATAAAGATAAGATGGAATCACTACTCGCGCCAACCGCTTTCATAATGCCAATTTGCTTGGTCCGCTCAACGACTGACGTGTACATTGTATTCATAATATTAACCGATCCGACAATTAAAGATATCAAACCAATCACAACTAAGCTAAGTTCCACTATATTTAAAACGTTGCCGACTACTTGATCCGCTTTTTGCGGACTAATCACGGAAAAATCCCGGACTTCCTGCTGTTTAGATAATTCATGCTCAATTTGACGGCTAACTAAATCGATATTGGCTTTTGGCAATAACTTAACTTTTATCACTGATGCCGTTAAGCCAGCGCCGGTTAATTCACGAAATTTAACATCTGATACATGCAGCACATTATCAGCTATTTGTTCACCGCTATCTTGTAAGATACCAATGACTCTCATCTTTTTTGATTTTAAAATGATCTCGTCATTAAGTTTTATGTCTTGCTTAAATAATTCGGTCGCTAGATTATGCCCAAGGACAATTTCGTTAGTTTCGTCGCTGGCTGGCCAGTTACCCGAGGCAATTGTGAACCCTTCGGAAGTTTCATAGGCTTTAGCAAAAGTGACAAACGGCGCGCCGTGCACCATGACCGTTTTTTGCTCACCTTTAAATTCAGCGGTAAAAGTATTAATGTTCATTGGCACCACAAAATCAATGCCAGAAATTTTTTCTAAATCATACACATCGCTTTCTTTAAACTTTTGTCCGCCATAAAACGCGATAAACGGATTGGTCTCCTCTCCTGGTACAACGGTAATTAAATCTGATGCGAACATCTGCAACGTACCGCTCACTACCGACCTCACACCGCTACTAATTGATAAAATTACAACGACTAACATAATGCCAATCACCACGCCTAAAATCGTGAGCCAACTTCTTAACCGGCGGTGGCGGATACCTTTTAAGCTCAGCCGTAGAAAATTTTTGATCATGCTGCTAACTAATCGGTATAAATTTTCTTTTGCGAGTGATGATCAGGAATTATTAGACCATCCTTCAACACTACAATTTGGTCAGCTTTCTCGGCAATATCGGCGTCATGGGTTACCACAATCAAAGTTTTACCTTGTTCTTTGTTGAGTTTAATTAGCATCTGCAAAATTTTATCCCCGGTAACTGAATCCAAATTGCCGGTCGGTTCATCACCCAAGATAATTTTAGGGTCATTGGCTAAGGACCTTAAAAGCGCCACTCGTTGCTGTTCGCCGCCAGACATCTCTAATGGTCGATGGTGCATCCGCTCCCCCAAGCCAATATCTTCAAAGCTTTTTTTAATCCCCGCCTCGTCAATTTTTTGGTTGGCAAATGTCAGCGGCAGCGTTACATTTTCCAAAGCCGTAAACCAAGGTATTAAATTGTATTGCTGAAAGACAAAGCCAAAAGTATGGGCGCGTAAATTTGCCCGCTTGATATCGTTGAGATTGGCTACATTTTCTCCTTCCAATTCGTAACTGCCAGAAGTTGGGCGATCTAATAGCCCAATCATATTTAGGCACGTACTTTTACCTGAGCCCGAAGCGCCGACAATCGCCACAAAATCCCCGGCCCAAATATTTAAATTAATACCGCGCAGCACTTTAGTTTCAACTTTACCTAGCTGAAAACTTTTTTTAAGCCCAATAAATTTAATCAGCGGCAGTCCAAAATACTTGTCTGGATTTTTAACAAAACGGTCCAAGCAAAAATCACCGCAAAAATAATACTTTTGCCCCTGATAATCTTGTGAGGGAGTTTTTTCAACTCCCATTAAGTTCATACCGCAAACAACATCAATTTGAGCTGCTGATCTAACACTTGCCATACCAATTTATTCAGCAGTTACCACAACCGTTTGCCCGGCAGTTAAACCGCTTATAACTTCAATGTTGTCACCGTCAGTAATTCCGGTTTCTATTTTGATGTCTTGAAATTTGCCGCCTTCTAAAATTGTCACATACTCTCCGCCATCACGGGTAGTCACGGTGAATTCCGGAATTATTACCACATTAGTTTTTTGTTCCGTCATGACAAATAAATCCGCGCTCATGCCAGACCGTACCGAAGTTGAGACTATTTGTGACTGGGTTTCATCAT
This genomic window from Candidatus Buchananbacteria bacterium CG10_big_fil_rev_8_21_14_0_10_42_9 contains:
- a CDS encoding copper-transporting ATPase gives rise to the protein MQIIGIVLILAVIALYALWIRFTLHQSGVVAKESGGTQTFDILVKGVYSPSVLRVKAGRPVKIHFRREESTECSRYVNFPDYHIRKELPEGKTVTIEFTPEKKGEQLFTCDMSMYQGKLIVE
- a CDS encoding sulfurtransferase, translating into MNKKIIVVLVVILALAIGFKLTYKPSENINIHSTYQNVSSQELSQMLNQKDFTLIDVHVPEQAHIPGTDALIPYDEISSRQGQLPSDKNAKIVLYCRSGSMSQIAAEELVSLGYRQVYNLDGGLNSWLASGFSAN
- a CDS encoding cytochrome c biogenesis protein CcdA; its protein translation is MDVILGASIIAAFFAGMVALFAPCCITVLLPTYLASAFRERKQMLKMTFVFFGGIAVVLVPIGLGAAGLAEVFKSAHRELYVFGGGLMIIFGIMSFLGKGKSIIPMPKLWQAKLNVTHTKSVFLLGIFSGAATSCCAPVLAGAVTLAVISGTFWKALIVTFAYVFGMTFPLFLAAYFYDKFKLEKNKLIQGKVWSVKLAKKTYYVHSSNILAGSVFLLMGIMLWWLALSGNAFWSPAWQAKLGNALQQRSENIVETLMSVPDVVWGVMVVGFFSYLAFVAWKNNK